From Salvelinus namaycush isolate Seneca chromosome 2, SaNama_1.0, whole genome shotgun sequence, one genomic window encodes:
- the LOC120059566 gene encoding heterochromatin protein 1-binding protein 3-like encodes MPIRRAAGTPPQETPPSAAPDGEPDASSEESASVEEEQEVAPAAPVAKKGEGQGEGEGTGERDPKENGEKPDESTGKKTEEKKAEGEEAEKEEKDGVKEKVKKPIKRTIPAWATMSASKRATLTNKSTSTMQPPRMDDILIEAIESCKEKTGASAHSVMKYIVKKYPNLELDKRKFLLKKALKRQLEKGTIKQLKGKGLSGSFTIGKQPPNKSTAKGKPMAVAPGLKAETLGDALPLIITRLCEPKEASYILIKKYVEQHFPQLNVEHRPDILKSGLVRAVDKGQLEQITGKGASGTFQLKREGGKFLLKGGPLEDAIMTAIVAMNEPKTCSTTTLRKFLLETNKDSMEYRVVNSLKRTLQKCKMMGWMEQITGNGLNGTYQLCYPYHPSPAILFPEKQKVKEEKMAEKAKRRKMVDSSDEEDSDEEEEESSEEDEESDDEPPPKRKAVKRPPPKARRPPPSKKSQPASQSRAKGKKRAAPAKRSAPPVKKPAPQAKKAAPPAKKSVPPARKPVPPTNKPVPPVKKPAAASKAVASKKTPPPAKAAPTPVKKAAPASKPKTPIVKKLTSRASKRPAPKKSPPAKKEAAKSAVKAKPAARKSLRERK; translated from the exons ATGCCTATACGTCGTGCAGCTGGTACTCCACCCCAGGAGACACCCCCCTCGGCTGCACCAGATGGAG AGCCTGATGCCAGCTCTGAGGAATCTGCCTCTgttgaggaggagcaggaggtagCACCCGCAGCCCCAGTAGCCAAGAAGGGGGAGGGTCAAGGAGAAGGTGAGGGCACAGGTGAACGAGACCCAAAAGAGAATGGTGAGAAACCTGATGAATCAACTGGAAAGAAGACTGAGGAGAAGAAggctgagggggaagaggctgAGAAGGA agagaaagatggagtgaAAGAGAAAGTCAAGAAGCCCATTAAAAGGACCATTCCTGCCTGGGCCACCATGTCTGCCAGCAAACGTGCAACGCTCACTAATAAGAGCACCTCCACCATGCAACCCCCTAGGATGGACGACATACTCATTGAGGCTATTGAG TCCTGCAAGGAGAAGACTGGGGCCTCAGCCCATTCTGTCATGAAGTACATTGTGAAGAAATACCCTAACCTGGAGTTGGACAAGAGGAAATTTCTTCTCAAGAAGGCTCTCAAGAGGCAGCTGGAGAAGGGCACCATCAAACAG CTGAAGGGTAAAGGCCTTTCTGGAAGCTTTACCATTGGGAAGCAGCCCCCTAATAAATCCACTGCTAAAGGG AAGCCGATGGCAGTAGCTCCTGGGTTGAAGGCAGAGACCCTTGGGGATGCTCTGCCCCTGATCATCACACGGCTATGTGAGCCCAAAGAGGCGTCTTACATTCTGATCAAGAAATATGTGGAGCAGCACTTCCCTCAACTCAACGTGGAGCATCG GCCGGATATCCTAAAGAGTGGCCTGGTGAGAGCTGTGGACAAGGGTCAACTGGAGCAGATCACTGGAAAAGGTGCCTCTGGAACATTCCAG CTGAAGCGGGAAGGGGGCAAGTTCCTGCTTAAAGGTGGGCCCCTGGAGGACGCTATCATGACAGCCATCGTGGCCATGAACGAACCCAAGACTTGCAGCACCACCACACTCCGCAAATTCCTTTTAGAGACAAACAAGGACAGCATGGAGTACCGTGTGG TGAACAGCCTGAAGAGGACACTGCAGAAGTGTAAAATGATGGGCTGGATGGAGCAGATCACTGGGAATGGGCTAAATGGGACCTACCAGCTCTGCTACCCTTACCACCCCAG CCCAGCCATTCTGTTCCCAGAAAAACAGAAAGTGAAAGAGGAGAAAATGGCAGAGAAGGCTAAACGCAGAAAGATGGTTGACTCGTCTGATGAGGAGGACtctgatgaggaggaagaggagtcgTCTGAGGAGGATGAGGAGTCAGATGATGAACCCCCTCCTAAGAG GAAAGCTGTGAAGCGGCCACCACCTAAAGCACGTCGCCCTCCCCCCAGCAAGAAGTCACAGCCGGCAAGTCAGTCAAGGGCTAAGGGCAAGAAAAGAGCTGCCCCTGCTAAGAGATCTGCACCCCCAGTCAAGAAACCAGCACCCCAAGCTAAGAAAGCAGCACCACCAGCCAAGAAGTCTGTTCCCCCAGCGAGGAAACCAGTGCCACCAACAAACAAACCAGTGCCCCCGGTTAAGAAACCTGCAGCTGCCAGTAAAGCTGTAGCCTCAAAGAAGACACCCCCACCAGCTAAGGCGGCACCCACACCAGTCAAGAAAGCTGCTCCAGCGAGCAAGCCCAAAACGCCCATTGTCAAAAAGCTGACAAGCAGAGCATCAAAGCGCCCAGCGCCCAAAAAGTCACCACCTGCAAAGAAGGAAGCAGCCAAATCTGCAGTGAAGGCCAAGCCAGCAGCCCGCAAGTCCCTGAGGGAGAGGAAGTGA
- the LOC120059577 gene encoding SH2 domain-containing protein 5-like isoform X1: protein MGETPIRDDGTVTRSAEYVGSFPVDDCCLDDQMQQLHTQLKSLKTCKKRRSVSLKFSIKGVKMYDEDETTILMAHALRRVSLSTAHPLDAQFAFVSHNPGNPDAQLYCHLFKASHARAAQFLNLLLCRCFQLSYLEKHPEEAQVESAGPLPNCTPSLLNQGFPLSVSALVSFRRAPTQGLLPGEKVFPLKNNSATTEEQPSIQENVITSPSLVRKKAIRNKVLRSGAYRSFTYTPHKQRHLQDWFNSPQGKGQDKMPVRRARAPSLAETEEALAQAVWCWAGITTDSSSSLLEEDVLGSYLLCPHPKRPGCGSLIIRFSSGLITHLIDNTYKGTYLLENCQQEFCTIAALIEHYTEFKEELDFPLSCARVNHCYEWEENVGKAHQSLKRKNAEYNQRKQWV, encoded by the exons ATGGGTGAGACACCAATCAGGGATGATGGCACAGTTACAAGGTCAGCTGAG TATGTTGGCTCCTTTCCTGTGGATGACTGTTGTTTGGATGATCAGATGCAGCAGTTGCACACACAGCTCAAGTCTCTCAAA ACATGCAAGAAAAGGAGGTCTGTGTCCCTGAAATTTTCCATCAAAGGTGTGAAGATGTATGATGAAGATGAGACG ACCATCCTCATGGCCCATGCTCTACGAAGGGTCTCCCTTTCCACCGCCCACCCCTTGGACGCCCAGTTCGCATTTGTTTCCCACAACCCAGGCAACCCTGATGCCCAACTATACTGCCACCTCTTCAAGGCTAGTCATGCCAGAGCA GCCCAGTTCCTGAACCTGTTGCTGTGCCGCTGTTTCCAGCTGTCCTACCTGGAGAAGCACCCAGAGGAGGCTCAAGTTGAGTCTGCAGGCCCACTGCCCAACTGTACCCCCTCCCTCCTCAACCAGGGTTTCCCTCTCAGTGTCAGTGCCCTTGTGTCTTTCAGAAGGGCCCCCACTCAGGGCTTACTCCCAGGGGAAAAA GTCTTCCCATTGAAGAACAACAGCGCAACAACTGAGGAACAACCAAGCATCCAAGAAAACGTCATCACCTCTCCTTCCCTGGTGCGCAAGAAAGCCATCCGCAACAAAGTACTGCGCTCAGGGGCCTATCGCTCCTTCACTTACACCCCTCACAAACAACGCCACCTCCAGGATTGGTTTAACTCTCCACAAG GAAAGGGGCAGGACAAAATGCCAGTGAGGAGAGCCCGGGCCCCGAGCCTAGCCGAAACAGAAGAAGCTCTGGCTCAAGCAGTGTGGTGTTGGGCCGGCATCACCAC TGACAGCAGCTCTTCCCTGCTTGAGGAGGATGTCCTGGGCTCGTACCTCCTGTGCCCGCATcctaagagacctggctgtggCTCTCTCATCATTCGTTTCTCTTCTGGCCTCATCACCCACCTCATAGACAACACATATAAAGGGACATACCTGCTTGAG AACTGCCAACAAGAATTCTGCACCATTGCTGCTTTGATAGAGCACTACACAGAGTTCAAGGAGGAGCTGGACTTTCCTCTGAGTTGTGCCCGTGTAAACCACTGCTACGAGTGGGAGGAGAATGTTGGCAAGGCACACCAAAGCCTCAAAAGAAAGAATGCAGAATATAACCAGAGGAAGCAATGGGTTTAA
- the LOC120059577 gene encoding SH2 domain-containing protein 5-like isoform X2 — MGETPIRDDGTVTRSAETCKKRRSVSLKFSIKGVKMYDEDETTILMAHALRRVSLSTAHPLDAQFAFVSHNPGNPDAQLYCHLFKASHARAAQFLNLLLCRCFQLSYLEKHPEEAQVESAGPLPNCTPSLLNQGFPLSVSALVSFRRAPTQGLLPGEKVFPLKNNSATTEEQPSIQENVITSPSLVRKKAIRNKVLRSGAYRSFTYTPHKQRHLQDWFNSPQGKGQDKMPVRRARAPSLAETEEALAQAVWCWAGITTDSSSSLLEEDVLGSYLLCPHPKRPGCGSLIIRFSSGLITHLIDNTYKGTYLLENCQQEFCTIAALIEHYTEFKEELDFPLSCARVNHCYEWEENVGKAHQSLKRKNAEYNQRKQWV, encoded by the exons ATGGGTGAGACACCAATCAGGGATGATGGCACAGTTACAAGGTCAGCTGAG ACATGCAAGAAAAGGAGGTCTGTGTCCCTGAAATTTTCCATCAAAGGTGTGAAGATGTATGATGAAGATGAGACG ACCATCCTCATGGCCCATGCTCTACGAAGGGTCTCCCTTTCCACCGCCCACCCCTTGGACGCCCAGTTCGCATTTGTTTCCCACAACCCAGGCAACCCTGATGCCCAACTATACTGCCACCTCTTCAAGGCTAGTCATGCCAGAGCA GCCCAGTTCCTGAACCTGTTGCTGTGCCGCTGTTTCCAGCTGTCCTACCTGGAGAAGCACCCAGAGGAGGCTCAAGTTGAGTCTGCAGGCCCACTGCCCAACTGTACCCCCTCCCTCCTCAACCAGGGTTTCCCTCTCAGTGTCAGTGCCCTTGTGTCTTTCAGAAGGGCCCCCACTCAGGGCTTACTCCCAGGGGAAAAA GTCTTCCCATTGAAGAACAACAGCGCAACAACTGAGGAACAACCAAGCATCCAAGAAAACGTCATCACCTCTCCTTCCCTGGTGCGCAAGAAAGCCATCCGCAACAAAGTACTGCGCTCAGGGGCCTATCGCTCCTTCACTTACACCCCTCACAAACAACGCCACCTCCAGGATTGGTTTAACTCTCCACAAG GAAAGGGGCAGGACAAAATGCCAGTGAGGAGAGCCCGGGCCCCGAGCCTAGCCGAAACAGAAGAAGCTCTGGCTCAAGCAGTGTGGTGTTGGGCCGGCATCACCAC TGACAGCAGCTCTTCCCTGCTTGAGGAGGATGTCCTGGGCTCGTACCTCCTGTGCCCGCATcctaagagacctggctgtggCTCTCTCATCATTCGTTTCTCTTCTGGCCTCATCACCCACCTCATAGACAACACATATAAAGGGACATACCTGCTTGAG AACTGCCAACAAGAATTCTGCACCATTGCTGCTTTGATAGAGCACTACACAGAGTTCAAGGAGGAGCTGGACTTTCCTCTGAGTTGTGCCCGTGTAAACCACTGCTACGAGTGGGAGGAGAATGTTGGCAAGGCACACCAAAGCCTCAAAAGAAAGAATGCAGAATATAACCAGAGGAAGCAATGGGTTTAA
- the LOC120020566 gene encoding specifically androgen-regulated gene protein-like yields MTGMDSAGSCDSVVSMNSGFSDDSFEHLSAEERACLMFLEETIESLETEEDSGLSNDEPDRLPTPGNVATKMAHLSASMGQNKLNNVSKYPREQNGYLVPTPFILANSTSCILPKARPGIPQDKENSLSKPQVTALDNMPCQGNHPCLPPEVNVVVIPPPSKPKDYPGQRPPPSPRGPLSYEALVHLRKSASMKRTPQSPTAETRDWNRQPSASDIPIHPHHGSTPRGRSVTPAQGILPREPSKHKASPPVVFPKKKEIPSHIAVNTQRDTANPTTDSSAPSLGSLPRDRRLSDPQKVRNDALQKLGLLRDNNESQPEPVTPLCTSKSHSSLELTSARVGVKAPPHGNPTRSQPSTTSQGPRESNSRPVKSSSSFLHRSSEEQPTAPLSHPSKPSGVKAATLERSGMGLGSYMADHGIHSDPCSATLGSQREGGRCTPSAPNKASEQVETTPAAQPVSPHKTLHCPGFSVVMMPSMGEDRREALRKLGLLKD; encoded by the exons ATGACTGGCATGGACAGTGCAGGTAGCTGTGACAGTGTTGTCAGCATGAACTCTGGATTT AGTGACGATAGCTTTGAGCACCTGTCTGCTGAGGAGAGGGCATGTCTCATGTTCTTGGAAGAGACCATAGAGTCCCTAGAGACTGAGGAGGACAGTGGACTATCCAATGATGAGCCTGACCGCCTGCCCACCCCTGGCAATGTGGCCACCAAGATGGCCCACCTCTCTGCCTCCATGGGCCAAAACAAACTCAACA ATGTATCAAAATATCCCAGAGAGCAGAACGGTTACCTGGTTCCTACTCCGTTCATTCTGGCCAACAGCACCTCCTGCATCCTGCCAAAGGCTAGGCCAGGCATACCCCAAGATAAGGAGAACTCTCTCTCAAAGCCCCAGGTCACTGCCTTGGACAACATGCCATGTCAGGGCAACCACCCTTGTTTACCCCCTGAGGTCAATGTTGTTGTGATTCCCCCTCCGTCAAAGCCCAAAGACTACCCTGGTCAGAGACCACCTCCTTCACCAAGAGGCCCTCTGTCCTATGAAGCCCTAGTGCATCTGAGGAAGAGTGCCTCCATGAAGAGAACCCCTCAAAGTCCCACAGCTGAGACCAGAGACTGGAACAGGCAGCCCTCTGCATCAGACATACCCATTCACCCGCATCATGGAAGCACACCCAGAGGCCGCTCAGTCACCCCAGCCCAAGGGATACTCCCCCGGGAGCCCAGCAAGCACAAGGCCAGTCCTCCAGTCGTGTTCCCCAAAAAAAAAGAAATCCCTTCCCACATTGCTGTGAATACCCAAAGGGATACTGCTAACCCCACTACAGACTCCAGTGCCCCTTCCTTGGGCTCATTGCCCAGGGACAGGCGTTTGTCGGACCCACAGAAGGTGAGAAATGATGCCTTACAAAAGCTGGGGCTCCTGAGAGACAATAATGAGTCACAACCTGAGCCTGTTACGCCCCTGTGCACCTCCAAATCTCACTCCTCCTTGGAACTAACTTCAGCCCGTGTGGGAGTCAAAGCTCCACCTCATGGTAACCCAACAAGAAGCCAGCCCTCAACTACCTCCCAGGGACCCAGAGAATCTAACAGCAGGCCagtaaaaagcagcagcagcttcCTCCATCGCTCTAGTGAGGAGCAGCCCACCGCCCCCCTCTCACACCCGTCCAAACCCAGTGGGGTCAAAGCTGCCACCCTGGAGCGCTCAGGGATGGGGCTTGGGAGCTACATGGCCGACCATGGGATACATTCCGATCCCTGCTCCGCCACCCTGGGCAGCCAGAGGGAGGGTGGACGTTGCACCCCATCTGCTCCCAACAAAGCCTCAGAACAGGTGGAAACAACCCCCGCTGCTCAGCCAGTGTCCCCCCACAAGACCCTGCACTGCCCAGGCTTCAGTGTGGTGATGATGCCCAGCATGGGAGAAGACAGACGAGAGGCACTTAGGAAGCTGGGGCTGCTGAAAGACTAG